TAAACACCTGCCGGCAAGTTGCTTGTCGTTACCAAGACGCGACCGTGGCTCTCGGGCAAATTGATTGCCATCACGGCTTGCCCAAAGACGTTGAACAGCGCCAACCGCTGCCCCGAGTCGCTCAACCCGTTGTATTCGACCGTGAATACATCTTGGACGGGATTGGGAAACAGTTTCAGCGATTGGCCCGGGGGCGTTGTTTTTCTCCGGGTGTTGTCAGAGCGTTCCCCGCCGTAGCAATTGACGAAATCGTCGTAATTGTTGGGGTTCCTTTCTAACAAATTCAGCATCGCCCTCGCCCGCAGCACCGCTTCGCCGTCGGAGAGGGGGCAAAGTTCGGCGATTGCCTCCAGCGACGCGATTTGGGCTGCGGTGAAGTCATAGTTGCCAATGGCGACTGTTTGCAAAAATATCTCGTTGACGGCTTTTTCGTTGGCTTGATAGGCGGCGCTCCCCGTCAGGCCGTTGTTTTGCGACAAAAGACTCGCTGCGGCTGAAGGGCGGGCTTCCTCGCTCATATCCCCCAATTGTCGAATGCCCACTTGGACATTGGCATAGCCCGCGAGGCCGTTGGATTGTGCTTGGGATAGGCAGGCAGAGCCGTAGGGCGAAAAAAAAGTGTTCACGGTGCTGTCATGTTTTAGCGTTGCACGATTATTTTTCCCGAAGATAGGCCTACTTCATTGCTTGCGATGCTGAAAAAATACACACCCGCCGCCCAGCCCTCCGTCCGCACCGCCACGCGCCCTGCCGCGCCCTGCAAGCGCGTCTCGTGGACGACGCGCCCGTACGGGTCGGTGAGGATGAGCCGGCTCTCGCCCCTTGCTTGCGGCAGGCTGTACGAGAGGGTGAACTCATCGGTGGCCGGGTTGGGCCACACCTGCACCGTGTTTTTTTCGGTGGCGGGCAGCGGGTTGTTCACGCTCACCGTGGCCGTGCAAGGCACGCCGGGGTTGTCGAGCGGTCCAAGCCGGTAATTTGGGAAAGAAGGCATGGAAGCACCAGTTGGGGTTTGAAACTTTACTCCGCGCTGCTCCACGTTGCAGGCCAGACCCGGCTCGTCGGGGTCGTGGACGACGTGGTAATAACGGGTGTCACCACCAGCAAGACCATATATTTTACAATCAGGGGCCAATTGTAACTGATAAAACAAAGTTGGAAATGGAGTAGTAAAACCATCCCATTCAGCCACCGTGGTCTGTGACGCGCTGATATCACTGGCCCATGTATCCAATTGATATAAGAACTTTCGACATCCTAAGTATAAGAAACGGCTATCGGATGAGACCGCGCAGCCAATTTCTCCGACCAACTGGTTGCCATAATCAAAAGGGATGGTGTCAAACTGCGTAAATACACCCGCCTCTCGGTCGAAGGAATAGACCATGACAGGATTGTAGCGATAGGTACGGTACAGTTTGCTGCCATCCGGCGAAAATGCCATTTGGCCAAGCCCTTCTCCCTGCGGGTCCGGGAGGATGCCGAGGGTCTGTTGGAAAGTATCCACTATACCTTGGCTTGTAAACTTGAAGACGTAAAACTGGTTGCTGTTCCGCCGGGGCGTGACGAGCCACCAGTCCTTGCCGTTGGCGTGTTTGACGGCGGCTATTTCGCCTCGTGCCAAGGTATCGGACATCATTTCCACGTTCTTGGCTACCACCTTCCCTTTACCAAGATTCTGGTTCATGTCAACGACCGTGTAGTAAAATTTATCACGAATAGCAGTTGTTGGATTAGAATAAAGCGTAAAGCGCTTGTGGAAAAGGTAATAAAGTCCGTTTGAATCAGGAACGGGAAGTATGAGTGAATTTGCTGGGCCACCCGCATAACCAGTGCCGTATTGCTCACACCACAACGAGTGCGCATTACCCGGATTGATGCCCTCACCATTTTCCATAATTTCATCATCCGCCCCTGCGATAACACAACCATTCGTGTAAAAAAGCAGATTCCCGGCAGTGTCACAAATGCTGGAATTCGTGGTGCGTAAATTGTGTTCACGGTACCGGTAACTCGCCTTGGGAGGACTGAAGTTGAAATCCAGCAGCCCGCCGCCATGGGTTGTGTCCGTAGTTTGGTTGTCATCACCCATCACCCAAATATAATCCTCTTTTTGGGCTGTCGTCAGGAAGGGCGCCAGACAGAACCCGATAAGTAAAAAAATCTTCATGCTCGGCATATTGATGATTATGCCAGCCCCGCAACGCAGGTCACGGGGCTGGCATAAAAAGGTGAAAATCAATGTTGAATCAGGAATTTGCCGGCACCTGCTCCGGGTGCCACATACCAGTAAACACCACTGGGGATGCCCTGCAAAGACACCCGTACCGTCCCAACTCCTCCTCTCAGTGCCACTTCCCGCACGATTTGGCCCTGAGCATTGAATATCACGAATTGCATGTCAGCATTTTCAGCGTTCGAGTATTCAATGTTCAAGAGGTCATTAGCCGGGTTCGGATACACGCTCAATGCACTTTTTACTATCATCTTGTTGTTGTCAGTCCTCTCCCCGATCCCACAAATTGAAACGTCATCGTAGAAAACAGCGGAATTTTGCAGCACCTCAAGCATGGCCCGCGCCCGCAGCACCGCTTCGCCGTCGGAGAGGGGGCAGCTCTCTGCAATGCCTTGCAATACCGTGATTTGTGATTCGGAAAAGTCCGTATTGCCAAGGGCCAGGGTCTGCAAGAATATCTGGTTGACCGATTTTTCGTTGGCCTGATAGACGGCACTATCAGCCAAAATGCCGTTGAGTGCCAAGAGGTTCGCAGCGGTCGCCGCACGGTGGAGTTCCGTCATCGCGCCCAGCGAGCGAATGCCGACCTGCACATTGGCATAGCCCGCGATACCGTTGGTCTGGGCCTGTGAAAGGAAGCTGGAAACGTCCGAATTACCGGGATAGGGATTGCCCTCCTCCAACACCAGTTCATAAAACCTGCGCTGTGCCAGCCATTGGTTGGCAGCCTGATAGGTCGTGCCGCCAAGTTCCCCCTTCACAATTTTGATGTCCAGAGCATAATCGGACGCGATGGTGGGCAGGGGGCAAGCTGTCGGAGGCAGGCATTGATATGATAGGGCGGGGTCGGCAACATCTGAAAACCACAACTGCGGCAACCATACATTCGGTAAAAAATCAGGATTTTCATTGGCATCCACGGTAAACAATGAATGGTCGTCTGCCCCAGCACCTGCCATAGCCCCTACCTCTTCAAACTTATTCCCCCGGTGTGCCTGCGGCCCCAGCACCGCATCCGTGCCGAGCAGCAGCCCGGCGGCGGCGTTGTTTTTCATGGTGTTGCCGGCCACGTCGGCCTTCGCCTTTCCAGCCAGCATGCCCTCGAAATGCAGCCCGCGCGCGGTGCCGTCGGCAGTGTTGCACAGGATGCTGGCGCGGGCGGGGTGGATGGCGTAGATGCCTGAGTTGTCGCCGCTGCCGGGGTTGGTGACGATGTTGCAGTTGAGGGTGTTGCGGTCGCCGCCTTCCATGCGGATGCCGTAGGGGACGGCGGCCCCGTTGAGGTGCACGTAGTTGCGGGTGGCTCGGAGGCGGTTGGCCACGCCGACGTGGATGCCCGCCCCGCCGTCGTCCATCGTGACGGTGTTGCCAAGCAGGAAGCCCTCATACTGCGGGAACATCTCTTGGCCGCCCACCCCGATGCCGATGCCTTTGGCGCTGCCCATCATGCGCACGGTGTTGTACTCTATGTTCGACTGTCCCGAAAGCCCCGACTGGTAGAACGTGGAGATGCCCCTGTCGGAAGCGGTGATGTTGTTCCAGGCGATATAGTAAGGCTTGGAAATGCCGCCGTTGGCGATGATGCCGTTGGCGACCCCGAGCATGACACATTCCCAGAGCTGCACCCCCGTGTTGGTGGTCTGGATACCGGTGTGGCAATTGTTGAAAAGTACCGGGTGCCCCGCGGAAATAACGTTTCCGCGCACATCCAGCGAGCCGCCGGCGGCTTGGATGGCTTTGCCCGTGAAGGGAGCGTTGGCAAAGGCGCCGTAGCCGCTGGCCTGCGCGGTTTTTTCGATGTCTTGGAAAGAGGCGTTGCGCACGGTCAGGTCGGTGTTGTTGGAGATGATGCCATAGTGCAGGTTGAAAAACTCGTTGGCTTGCTCAAAGGAAGTGCCGAGCGAGACGTTGCCGGCGTTTTCGAGGTAGATGCCCGTGAAGCCTTTGCCGGTGGGGGCGGGGCTTTGGCCGCCGTAGGCTGTTTTTAGGCCGGTGGTGGTGCCGTATCGGTTGCCATTGAGGGTAAGGTTGAAATTGCCCGTGCCGGCGGGGTCGGTGCGGATGGCGAAGTTGTTGTTGAGCAGGTTGCTGTACTGAACTATGAGTTTGGAGCCTCTTTTGGCGAGGATGGCGGATTGGGCATCTTCGATGGTGGTCATGTCGCATATGAGTTCGGAACTGTATTCGACGGTGATGCCCTTCCACATATTGTCACAACCCCTGACATCCACATTTGTCATATCTGTCCTGTGATTGGAAACGGTTAAACCCACACCGGAGGCAAAAAGCAGCTTTTCATTGGTGCCGAAATCATAGGTACTCCCAAATGTTTCTTCGCCGTCCAGCTCTATGTCGGACAAAAAAATCATGGGATTGGTCAGTGACCATTGGTTTTTGTCGCTTACTTCTATAAATGGATATACGTTTTGGGTGACGCTGCTTACAGGGGTGCCAACGCTGTTCCCCGTGTAAACACGAAACTGAAAAAGTTGAGTGGAAGCATTGACACCTCCCAGATATCTGATTTTGAATCGAAACTCTTTTGTCTCGTTTGCCTCGAAGAAGTGCAACGTCTCGTTGTCTTCACAATCATTGGTAAAGGGATTTACGATGCGGAGCTCAACCCCTGTGTCTAAATTTTTGATGCAGTTGAAATCCAAGTCTGGGTCTATGACAAATTCCGAAAAACCGCTGAAATTATTGATAAATGCCCTGATGTTTCGATGATCTGCTTGACTGTTATTCCTCATCGTCACAGTGACCGTTACCTCATCACTAAATGCTTGACAATTTCTGACGGGATTGGGGTTGTCCAAGTCCAAAATGAACTCAACATTGTCTGGTGGCGGGCAAATGAAGTCTTCTGGCACTCCCGAAACAAAGTCTGCCCACAGAGCGCATCTGCACAAAGTGCACCCTAGGCCTTGTGAGAATACACCATTTTTAGAATCTGCTAGTGTCAGGTAATCGCAAGGGTTGAATTGGAAAAGATTGCCACCGTTTGGGCACATAAATGTTGCGGGCGAACAACTGTAACAAGAAGATGTCGCGTGTTTTAAGCCAATTACATGACCTATCTCATGCGCGATGATGTATGGAGGCGAAGTTGGTATAGGTCTAGAACAAATCGCTACGCCATTGTTGCCATGTCCGTTTGCTCCCAAAGCCCTTGAAAGTACAACTATCAAATCTTTATTGATGCAGGGAAATTGTTTCCTGAAGTCACTGTTGATGTCCTTAGCCCAATTTGAGACATTCCCTTTATAGCTGGGGGCCACATAGTTTATCGGGAAAAAAACCACGTTGAAATACAAAAAATAATTGTTGAATAAGTCATTGAGTTCATTAATCGCATCAAACACGTTTGGCGATGAGGCCGCTTTAGCGGCATGGATATTCCCGCCGAAGTAATCTATGTAGGTATCGTCCATCACCACTACTATGTTGCAGTATGAATCTCTAATAAGAGTTTGTCCCTGCTCGTTTTTTATGTAACATTGGCCCCAGTTTGTTGTGGGGGGAAACAAGAGCCATAAAACCAACAGCTGAATAGGCGAGAGGCGAGAGGCGAGAGGCGAAGATAACTAATCGTTGCATCTTAAAAAGGTGTTTAGATTGTGAACAAT
This genomic interval from Saprospiraceae bacterium contains the following:
- a CDS encoding T9SS type A sorting domain-containing protein, which produces MNTFFSPYGSACLSQAQSNGLAGYANVQVGIRQLGDMSEEARPSAAASLLSQNNGLTGSAAYQANEKAVNEIFLQTVAIGNYDFTAAQIASLEAIAELCPLSDGEAVLRARAMLNLLERNPNNYDDFVNCYGGERSDNTRRKTTPPGQSLKLFPNPVQDVFTVEYNGLSDSGQRLALFNVFGQAVMAINLPESHGRVLVTTSNLPAGVYWYAVPGENNFSGKLIISR
- a CDS encoding T9SS type A sorting domain-containing protein, translating into MNQNLGKGKVVAKNVEMMSDTLARGEIAAVKHANGKDWWLVTPRRNSNQFYVFKFTSQGIVDTFQQTLGILPDPQGEGLGQMAFSPDGSKLYRTYRYNPVMVYSFDREAGVFTQFDTIPFDYGNQLVGEIGCAVSSDSRFLYLGCRKFLYQLDTWASDISASQTTVAEWDGFTTPFPTLFYQLQLAPDCKIYGLAGGDTRYYHVVHDPDEPGLACNVEQRGVKFQTPTGASMPSFPNYRLGPLDNPGVPCTATVSVNNPLPATEKNTVQVWPNPATDEFTLSYSLPQARGESRLILTDPYGRVVHETRLQGAAGRVAVRTEGWAAGVYFFSIASNEVGLSSGKIIVQR
- a CDS encoding zinc-dependent metalloprotease, producing MDDTYIDYFGGNIHAAKAASSPNVFDAINELNDLFNNYFLYFNVVFFPINYVAPSYKGNVSNWAKDINSDFRKQFPCINKDLIVVLSRALGANGHGNNGVAICSRPIPTSPPYIIAHEIGHVIGLKHATSSCYSCSPATFMCPNGGNLFQFNPCDYLTLADSKNGVFSQGLGCTLCRCALWADFVSGVPEDFICPPPDNVEFILDLDNPNPVRNCQAFSDEVTVTVTMRNNSQADHRNIRAFINNFSGFSEFVIDPDLDFNCIKNLDTGVELRIVNPFTNDCEDNETLHFFEANETKEFRFKIRYLGGVNASTQLFQFRVYTGNSVGTPVSSVTQNVYPFIEVSDKNQWSLTNPMIFLSDIELDGEETFGSTYDFGTNEKLLFASGVGLTVSNHRTDMTNVDVRGCDNMWKGITVEYSSELICDMTTIEDAQSAILAKRGSKLIVQYSNLLNNNFAIRTDPAGTGNFNLTLNGNRYGTTTGLKTAYGGQSPAPTGKGFTGIYLENAGNVSLGTSFEQANEFFNLHYGIISNNTDLTVRNASFQDIEKTAQASGYGAFANAPFTGKAIQAAGGSLDVRGNVISAGHPVLFNNCHTGIQTTNTGVQLWECVMLGVANGIIANGGISKPYYIAWNNITASDRGISTFYQSGLSGQSNIEYNTVRMMGSAKGIGIGVGGQEMFPQYEGFLLGNTVTMDDGGAGIHVGVANRLRATRNYVHLNGAAVPYGIRMEGGDRNTLNCNIVTNPGSGDNSGIYAIHPARASILCNTADGTARGLHFEGMLAGKAKADVAGNTMKNNAAAGLLLGTDAVLGPQAHRGNKFEEVGAMAGAGADDHSLFTVDANENPDFLPNVWLPQLWFSDVADPALSYQCLPPTACPLPTIASDYALDIKIVKGELGGTTYQAANQWLAQRRFYELVLEEGNPYPGNSDVSSFLSQAQTNGIAGYANVQVGIRSLGAMTELHRAATAANLLALNGILADSAVYQANEKSVNQIFLQTLALGNTDFSESQITVLQGIAESCPLSDGEAVLRARAMLEVLQNSAVFYDDVSICGIGERTDNNKMIVKSALSVYPNPANDLLNIEYSNAENADMQFVIFNAQGQIVREVALRGGVGTVRVSLQGIPSGVYWYVAPGAGAGKFLIQH